One window of the Pseudomonas sihuiensis genome contains the following:
- the fliF gene encoding flagellar basal-body MS-ring/collar protein FliF produces the protein MAEAAVANVPAKAEPGEPKKPLLGLSFLENLAEMSVLRQLGLLVGLAASVAIGFAVVLWSQQPDYRPLYGSLNGMDASQVVDTLTTSGIDYTIEPNSGALLVKADDLARARMRLAAAGVAPTDNSVGFEILDREQGLGTSQFMEATRYRRGLEGELARTVASLNNVKAARVHLAMPKASVFVRDERKPSASVLVELYPGRGLEPSQVMAIVNLMATSVPELDKGQVTVVDQKGNLLSDQQELSELSMAGKQFDYTRRMETLFTQRVHNILQPVLGTGRYKAEVSADVDFSSVESTSEMFNPDQPALRSEQQVNEQRQSSLPPQGVPGALSNQPPGPAAAPEQAAGAAAPAGPVAAGQPLVDANGQQIMDPVTGQPMLAPYPADKREQSTRNFELDRSISYTRQQQGRLRRLSVAVVVDDQVRVDPATGESSRVPWTTDDLARFTRLVQDSVGFDASRGDSVSVINTAFTASLGEEIPDIPFYTQPWFWDIVKQVLGVLFILVLVFGVLRPVLNNITGGGRGKELAGSGDVELGSMAGLDGELSDDRVSLGGPQSIMLPSPSEGYDAQLNAIKSLVAEDPGRVAQVVKEWINADE, from the coding sequence ATGGCTGAAGCAGCAGTAGCAAACGTACCGGCCAAGGCCGAGCCAGGTGAGCCGAAGAAGCCCCTGCTGGGTCTTAGCTTCCTGGAAAACCTCGCGGAGATGTCGGTGCTGCGTCAGCTCGGCCTGTTGGTCGGTCTGGCTGCCAGCGTGGCGATCGGTTTTGCCGTGGTGCTCTGGTCGCAGCAACCGGACTATCGTCCGCTGTACGGTAGCCTCAACGGTATGGATGCTTCTCAGGTGGTCGATACCCTGACCACTTCCGGCATCGATTACACCATCGAACCCAACTCCGGCGCGCTACTGGTCAAGGCTGACGATCTGGCGCGTGCGCGCATGCGCCTCGCTGCTGCTGGCGTGGCGCCCACCGACAACAGCGTCGGCTTCGAAATTCTCGACCGTGAGCAGGGCCTGGGCACCAGCCAGTTCATGGAGGCGACCCGGTATCGCCGCGGTCTCGAGGGCGAGCTGGCACGTACGGTGGCCAGCCTCAACAACGTCAAGGCGGCGCGTGTACACCTGGCCATGCCCAAGGCGTCGGTGTTCGTGCGTGACGAACGCAAGCCGTCTGCATCGGTGCTTGTCGAGCTTTACCCGGGACGTGGGTTGGAGCCCAGTCAGGTCATGGCGATCGTCAATCTGATGGCGACCAGTGTGCCTGAGCTGGACAAGGGTCAAGTCACGGTGGTCGACCAGAAGGGCAATCTGCTTTCCGATCAGCAGGAGCTGTCCGAGCTGAGCATGGCTGGCAAGCAGTTCGACTACACCCGCCGTATGGAAACGCTGTTCACCCAGCGCGTGCACAACATTCTGCAGCCGGTGCTGGGCACTGGTCGCTACAAGGCGGAAGTCTCGGCTGACGTGGATTTCAGCTCGGTTGAGTCCACTTCCGAAATGTTCAATCCGGATCAGCCCGCGCTGCGCAGCGAGCAACAGGTCAACGAACAGCGTCAGAGCAGCCTGCCGCCACAGGGCGTGCCGGGCGCGCTGTCCAATCAGCCACCTGGTCCGGCTGCCGCGCCAGAGCAGGCCGCAGGCGCTGCCGCCCCGGCCGGCCCGGTTGCCGCGGGTCAGCCGCTGGTCGACGCCAATGGCCAGCAGATCATGGACCCGGTAACCGGCCAGCCGATGCTGGCGCCATACCCGGCCGACAAGCGTGAGCAGTCGACCCGCAACTTCGAGCTGGATCGGTCCATCAGCTACACCCGTCAGCAGCAGGGGCGCCTGCGTCGCCTGTCGGTAGCGGTGGTGGTGGATGACCAGGTGCGTGTCGATCCGGCTACTGGCGAGAGCAGCCGAGTGCCGTGGACGACCGATGACCTGGCGCGCTTTACCCGTCTGGTGCAGGATTCGGTGGGCTTCGATGCCAGTCGCGGCGACAGCGTCAGTGTGATCAATACGGCCTTTACCGCTTCGCTGGGTGAAGAGATCCCCGATATTCCGTTCTACACCCAGCCCTGGTTCTGGGACATCGTCAAGCAGGTGCTTGGCGTCCTGTTCATCCTGGTGTTGGTGTTCGGCGTGTTGCGTCCGGTGCTCAACAACATCACCGGCGGTGGCAGGGGCAAGGAACTGGCAGGCTCCGGTGATGTGGAGCTTGGCTCGATGGCAGGTCTGGATGGTGAGCTGTCCGATGACCGTGTCAGCCTTGGCGGCCCGCAGAGCATCATGTTGCCTAGCCCCAGTGAGGGGTATGATGCACAGCTGAACGCCATCAAGAGTCTGGTGGCGGAAGATCCTGGCCGCGTAGCCCAGGTCGTCAAAGAGTGGATCAACGCCGATGAGTGA
- a CDS encoding GIY-YIG nuclease family protein, with product MKQPAVYIMASQRNGTLYTGVTADLLQRVWQHREGAVEGFTLRYGVKLLVWYEQHESMSGAIAREKAIKKWNRAWKLRLIEERNPQWRDLWSEIVGDSSLAAGSPPSRG from the coding sequence ATGAAACAACCCGCCGTTTACATTATGGCCAGTCAGCGTAATGGCACGCTCTATACCGGAGTTACGGCGGATCTGCTGCAGCGTGTCTGGCAGCATAGAGAGGGAGCCGTTGAGGGCTTTACACTCCGCTATGGAGTGAAGTTGCTGGTGTGGTACGAGCAGCATGAAAGTATGAGTGGCGCGATAGCCAGGGAGAAGGCGATCAAGAAATGGAATCGTGCCTGGAAGCTGCGCCTGATCGAAGAGCGAAATCCGCAATGGCGCGATCTTTGGTCAGAGATTGTTGGTGATTCTTCTCTTGCTGCTGGGTCCCCGCCTTCGCGTGGATGA
- a CDS encoding phage BR0599 family protein, with translation MSFNSRENSLADGAPIRLYQFSRGVMRWLYTSGDRDEVVGTQIFRTLRGGISDDGIRQTGEASVELLKITAPADLDVATLYRGVPPSNEIALTIFDRHAGEDEQVVSWVGSIQSVSWPKRDQAQLVCQPLSARMTMQGLRQGWERPCHHALYSVACGVNRDLYRVTTEIQSKNGLVISSGAFASYPAGYFTAGWVEWSVGSGEFDRRAIESHTGSNLALLGGTAGLQPGQAIRVYPGCNQTIQMCNDKFDNAPNHGGVPHLAGRSPFDGNPVF, from the coding sequence ATGAGTTTTAACAGCCGCGAGAACTCACTGGCTGATGGTGCGCCGATAAGGCTGTACCAGTTCAGCAGAGGCGTCATGCGCTGGCTCTACACCAGTGGAGACCGAGACGAGGTCGTGGGCACACAGATCTTCCGCACGCTTCGCGGCGGTATCTCGGACGATGGGATTCGCCAGACAGGTGAAGCCAGCGTCGAGCTGCTCAAGATCACCGCGCCGGCCGACCTCGACGTGGCCACTCTCTATCGAGGGGTACCGCCGTCGAACGAGATCGCCCTGACGATATTCGACAGGCATGCGGGAGAGGACGAGCAGGTCGTCAGCTGGGTGGGCAGTATTCAGAGCGTCTCTTGGCCCAAGCGTGACCAGGCACAACTGGTCTGCCAGCCACTCTCTGCGCGCATGACCATGCAAGGCCTGCGGCAAGGCTGGGAGCGACCCTGTCACCACGCTCTCTACAGCGTGGCGTGCGGTGTTAATCGTGATCTATACCGCGTCACCACCGAGATTCAGAGCAAGAACGGCCTGGTAATCAGCAGTGGCGCATTCGCAAGTTACCCGGCCGGCTATTTCACGGCGGGCTGGGTCGAGTGGTCGGTTGGTTCGGGTGAGTTCGATCGCCGTGCTATTGAGAGTCACACCGGCAGCAATCTGGCCCTGCTAGGCGGGACGGCCGGGCTGCAACCTGGGCAGGCGATCCGCGTCTATCCCGGCTGCAATCAAACCATCCAGATGTGCAACGACAAGTTCGACAACGCTCCCAACCACGGCGGCGTCCCGCATCTTGCAGGTCGTTCGCCGTTCGATGGCAATCCGGTTTTCTAG
- a CDS encoding phage tail protein, with protein MGSKKAVKVGYRYFFGIHMGVGKAIDELVEIKVGEKRAWSGSVTSNQTININAPELFGGDNGEGGIQGTLDVMMGAPDQPLNGRLAAMLGGLVPAFRGVCTLFYDGLVTSMNPYPKAWTFRVRRALKGWDGAVWYPERCVIDMASGAIKAMNPAHIIYECLTNRDWGGGMDRSRIDDASFRAAATALHAEGFGLCLRWVRQDSLSAFVSHVLDHIGGNLFVSRRTGLFELTLVRDDYDPELLPLFDEDSGLLSIMEDDNAATAGAANEVIIKWRSPIDNTNRQKRERNLAAIQGAGQILSTTIEYPGIPTDELAGRVAVRDLRARSVGLKRFKVQLDRRGRDIKPGGAFRIRSLSRGIEMMVVRAGRFEDGTLGSGAITVTAVQDVFGLPATSMTPPQPPGWVPPNTTPAAATVRRLTEVTWRDLVQTVDPANVALFDQTSAFIAALALKPTPLSLGFGIESRVGSAAFASAESGDFCPSGLLVGAIGRAETSIQLTSVESIDLVEVGTAALIDDEIVRVVAVDLGTLVVTIARGCVDTVPAAHTAGARVWFFDDYAGADPTEYSAGVSVQMRLRTITSSGMLAPELAPIDTLSLVGRQALPYPPGRLLIGGASYPASVVGDVVASWAHRDRIVQADQLIDTTTGDIGPEPGTTYSCRLLRADNSSVLASQTGISGTTATLTTTYVGQVILEVWSVRGGLNSWQRHRVQFSRTNPVP; from the coding sequence ATGGGCAGTAAGAAGGCAGTCAAGGTTGGCTATCGCTACTTTTTCGGCATCCACATGGGTGTCGGCAAGGCGATTGATGAGTTGGTTGAGATCAAGGTCGGTGAGAAGCGTGCTTGGTCTGGCAGCGTTACCAGCAACCAAACCATCAACATCAACGCCCCGGAGCTGTTTGGAGGCGACAACGGCGAGGGAGGCATCCAGGGAACGCTCGACGTGATGATGGGCGCGCCTGATCAGCCGCTCAATGGGCGCTTGGCGGCCATGCTGGGCGGTTTGGTACCGGCTTTCCGTGGCGTTTGCACGTTGTTCTATGACGGCCTGGTGACCAGTATGAACCCCTACCCGAAGGCCTGGACGTTCCGTGTGCGGCGCGCATTGAAGGGCTGGGATGGCGCGGTCTGGTACCCGGAGCGCTGCGTTATCGATATGGCCAGCGGTGCGATCAAGGCGATGAACCCCGCGCACATCATCTATGAGTGCCTGACGAACCGCGACTGGGGTGGTGGCATGGATCGTAGCCGGATCGATGATGCCTCTTTTCGCGCTGCGGCAACGGCGTTGCACGCTGAGGGTTTCGGCCTCTGCCTGCGCTGGGTGCGCCAGGATAGCCTCTCGGCCTTTGTCAGCCATGTGCTCGATCACATCGGCGGCAATCTCTTTGTCAGTCGCAGGACGGGGCTATTTGAGCTGACCCTGGTACGCGATGACTACGATCCTGAGCTGCTCCCGTTGTTCGACGAGGACAGCGGCCTGCTGTCGATCATGGAGGATGACAACGCCGCGACGGCAGGTGCAGCGAATGAGGTCATCATCAAGTGGCGCAGCCCGATCGATAACACGAACAGGCAGAAGCGCGAGCGCAATCTCGCCGCGATCCAGGGTGCCGGCCAGATCCTCTCGACCACCATCGAGTACCCAGGCATTCCCACTGATGAGCTAGCCGGCCGAGTGGCTGTTCGTGATCTGCGGGCCAGGTCGGTCGGGCTGAAGCGCTTCAAGGTGCAGCTCGACCGACGCGGCCGCGATATCAAGCCTGGTGGTGCATTCCGCATCCGCAGCCTGAGCCGGGGCATCGAGATGATGGTGGTCAGGGCTGGCCGTTTCGAGGATGGCACCCTCGGCAGCGGGGCGATCACCGTCACGGCTGTGCAAGACGTGTTCGGGTTGCCGGCCACCAGCATGACGCCTCCACAGCCTCCAGGCTGGGTGCCGCCAAACACAACGCCGGCAGCCGCCACTGTCCGGCGACTGACAGAGGTTACCTGGCGCGACCTGGTGCAAACCGTCGACCCCGCCAACGTCGCTCTCTTTGATCAAACCAGCGCATTCATTGCCGCCCTGGCGCTCAAGCCAACACCGTTGTCGCTGGGCTTCGGTATTGAATCGCGGGTTGGCAGCGCGGCCTTTGCCAGTGCCGAGAGCGGTGACTTCTGCCCGTCTGGTCTTTTGGTGGGTGCGATTGGGCGTGCCGAGACCAGCATTCAGCTGACGTCGGTCGAAAGCATCGACCTGGTCGAGGTGGGTACTGCGGCGTTGATCGATGACGAGATCGTTCGGGTTGTGGCGGTCGACCTCGGCACGTTGGTAGTGACCATTGCCCGTGGCTGCGTGGACACGGTACCGGCCGCCCACACGGCTGGTGCGCGCGTGTGGTTCTTTGATGACTATGCGGGGGCTGACCCTACGGAGTACTCCGCTGGTGTCAGCGTGCAGATGCGGCTGCGCACGATCACCAGCAGCGGCATGCTGGCTCCGGAGCTGGCTCCGATCGACACCCTGTCACTGGTTGGGCGTCAGGCGCTGCCGTACCCACCGGGCCGGCTGCTTATCGGCGGCGCCAGCTATCCGGCTTCGGTCGTTGGTGATGTGGTTGCCAGCTGGGCGCACCGTGATCGCATCGTCCAGGCCGACCAGTTGATCGACACCACGACGGGCGATATCGGCCCTGAACCAGGTACCACTTACAGCTGCAGGTTGCTCAGGGCTGATAACAGCAGCGTGCTGGCAAGCCAGACCGGTATCAGTGGCACGACCGCTACGCTGACCACCACCTATGTGGGCCAGGTCATTCTGGAGGTCTGGTCGGTTCGGGGAGGGTTGAACAGTTGGCAGCGGCACCGAGTCCAGTTCAGCAGGACGAACCCGGTGCCGTGA
- the fliE gene encoding flagellar hook-basal body complex protein FliE yields MSQGVEFNRLMLEMRSMQAEAMARQKPAASEPVQGAPSFSEMLGQAVNKVNETQQASNKLATAFEMGQSGVDLTDVMIASQKASVSFQAMTQVRNKLVQAYQDIMQMPV; encoded by the coding sequence ATGAGCCAAGGTGTCGAATTCAATCGCTTGATGCTGGAGATGCGTTCCATGCAGGCTGAGGCCATGGCGCGTCAGAAGCCTGCTGCGAGCGAGCCGGTGCAGGGAGCGCCGAGCTTCTCGGAAATGCTCGGCCAGGCGGTGAACAAGGTCAACGAGACCCAGCAGGCGTCCAATAAACTGGCGACCGCATTCGAGATGGGGCAGAGCGGGGTCGATCTGACCGATGTGATGATCGCCTCGCAGAAAGCCAGCGTATCCTTCCAGGCCATGACCCAGGTGCGTAACAAGCTGGTTCAGGCGTATCAAGACATCATGCAGATGCCGGTCTGA